The genomic window CGCCGCGGTGGAGACGCAATACGACCAGATCGTGTTCGCCCGCCCCGGCATCGCCAAGCTGGAGCAACTCAAAGGAAAAAGATTCGGTATCAGTGGGTTTGGATCCGCGACTCATTACGCTACGCTTATCTTGTTGAAGCACCTGAACATCGATCCCAAAGACATGACGCTCCTGCCGACCGGACCCGACGCGGAACGGCTCGCCGCCATGATCGCCGGCAAACTCGACGCCACCCTGTTCACTTCTTCGGCCGCGGCGCCGGCGAGAAAATCCGGCTTCGTCGAGCTGCTGCAGATCGGTGACCTGGGAGTCGAAGTCCAGGGAAACGGTTTCGCCACCTCGCGCGATTACGTAAAGACCAATCGCGACGTGGTCAAAAACGCGTTGAAGGGATTCGTCGAGGCGATTTATTTCATTTATGCCAACAAGAAAGAGACCCAGAAAGTTTTCGCCAAATACATGCGCACCAACGATCCGGACGTGCTCGAAGATTCGTATAACGGCTACATCAAGTCGATCCCGAAGAAGCCCTATCCGACGCTGAAGGGCATCCAATTCATGCTCGACATGCTGTCCGAGAAGATGCCGCAGGCAAAAAACGCCAAGCCGGAGCAGTTCGTCGATTTAAGCTTTCTCCAGGAGCTGGAGAAGGAGAACTTCTTCAACGAAATGGCAAAGCGGTACCCGACGAAATAAAGGATGAAACCGGAAAGCCTGTCCTGAGCGGAGTCGAAGGGATGAAAGCTGAAATAAGAACGACGGAGGAAGTATAATGGCAACCAAAGTAATTCAGCCCAAGAGTTTGTCCGATCCGCGGCCGAGATACTCGCAGGGAATTCTCGCCGAGGGCGGCAGGCTGCTTTTCGTCGCCGGACAAACCGCATCCGATAAAGACGGCAACGTGGTCGGCAAAGGCGACATCGAAGCGCAAACACAGCAGGTCTTCAAGAATCTGCGCGCGGTGCTGGAAGAGGCCGGCGGATCGCTCGACAATCTGGTCATGACCACGACGTATATCACCGACCGAAAGTATCGCGAGGGTTATAACAAGGTGCGGATGCAGCAGTACAAGAAGAATTCGCCGACGAGCACGCTCGTCATCATAACGGGACTCGCGCACCCGGATTACCTGATCGAGATCAACGGCATCGCGGTGCTGTGAACGGAGTTTAGCAACGTTTCCGTTCATGCTTCGACAGGCTCAGCACGAACGGGACACAGCGGACTCCGCACCACCACAATCCGTTCACCCTGAGCTTGTCGAAGGGTTCTCCAAAAATGAAGGTTACCGTCCTCGATGACTACCAGCACGCGTTTGCAAGCTCCCCGGCGATCGAGCGGCTGCGGCAGAAGGCGCAAGTAGAAATCTTCACCGAGAAGTTCGCGTCCGAAGAAAAATTAATTCAAGCGCTCAAGGGATCACAGGCGATCATTCCGATCCGCGAGCGAACTAAGTTTCCCGCTCCGTTGCTCAAGGCTCTCGCCGATCTCGAGATCATCGCCCAAACGGGAAACCACGCCTACCACATAGACATGGAAGCGGCGACCGCCGCGGGAATCGTCGTCGCGATGGCTCCCGCCGGCACCGGAGTCACAGAGCTGACCATCGGACTCATGATCGCCGCGATGCGCCGCATCCCGCAGAGCGATCAGGCGATGCGCCGCGGCGAGTGGCCGTTGGTGCTGGGCTACGTTCTCCGGGGGAAAACTCTCGGCATCCTGGGTCTTGGCAAAGTGGGCGCCGAAGTGGCACGCATCGCCCAGGCCTTCGGCATGAGGGTCGTCGCCTGGGGACCGACACTGACAAAAGAGCGGGCGGAAAAATCCGGCGCGGACTACATGTCGCTGGAAGAAGTCATGAAGACCAGTGACGTCGTGTCCGTTCATCTCAAGCTGTCAGATCAAAGCAAGGGATTGCTCGACGAAACGAAGCTGCGCCTCATGAAAAAACCCGCCTACCTCGTCAACACGGCGCGCGGCGCGATCGTCGACGAGGAGGCGCTGGCGAAAATTCTCCGGGAGCACGCCATCGCGGGCGCGGCGCTGGACGTGTTCGTCGAAGA from Candidatus Binatia bacterium includes these protein-coding regions:
- a CDS encoding D-2-hydroxyacid dehydrogenase family protein, with translation MKVTVLDDYQHAFASSPAIERLRQKAQVEIFTEKFASEEKLIQALKGSQAIIPIRERTKFPAPLLKALADLEIIAQTGNHAYHIDMEAATAAGIVVAMAPAGTGVTELTIGLMIAAMRRIPQSDQAMRRGEWPLVLGYVLRGKTLGILGLGKVGAEVARIAQAFGMRVVAWGPTLTKERAEKSGADYMSLEEVMKTSDVVSVHLKLSDQSKGLLDETKLRLMKKPAYLVNTARGAIVDEEALAKILREHAIAGAALDVFVEEPLPAASPLTKLDNVVLAPHLGWPTDAGFHGFAEHAVENILSYMDGKLTRAVNPEALQRRKKPSPLPSP
- a CDS encoding ABC transporter substrate-binding protein, whose translation is MKIFFQTVTLIALVQLCASGKLPAQELKKIRIGYPSLSFRQSNVWVAREVGLFKKYGLDVDPVFLRGGQIATQALAGGDPPIVNIGTVVQANLTGFSLVLVAAVETQYDQIVFARPGIAKLEQLKGKRFGISGFGSATHYATLILLKHLNIDPKDMTLLPTGPDAERLAAMIAGKLDATLFTSSAAAPARKSGFVELLQIGDLGVEVQGNGFATSRDYVKTNRDVVKNALKGFVEAIYFIYANKKETQKVFAKYMRTNDPDVLEDSYNGYIKSIPKKPYPTLKGIQFMLDMLSEKMPQAKNAKPEQFVDLSFLQELEKENFFNEMAKRYPTK
- a CDS encoding RidA family protein codes for the protein MATKVIQPKSLSDPRPRYSQGILAEGGRLLFVAGQTASDKDGNVVGKGDIEAQTQQVFKNLRAVLEEAGGSLDNLVMTTTYITDRKYREGYNKVRMQQYKKNSPTSTLVIITGLAHPDYLIEINGIAVL